Proteins from a genomic interval of Oncorhynchus nerka isolate Pitt River linkage group LG13, Oner_Uvic_2.0, whole genome shotgun sequence:
- the spring1 gene encoding SREBP regulating gene protein — translation MVLRRLLRKRWVLGVVFGLSLIYFLTSTLKQEERTIRDRNLLEARDPDHRIPWKVRFNLGNSSRQITQCRNSIQGKTLLTDELGYVCDRNDLLVNGCCNVNAPSSRQYICKSCLANGCCNIYEHCVSCCLQPDKQPLLESFLNRAADGFQNLFTAVEDHFELCLAKCRTSSQSVQHENTYRNPQAKYCYGESPPELLPI, via the exons ATGGTGCTAAGAAGGTTACTGAGAAAACGTTGGGTGCTAGGTGTGGTGTTTGGACTGTCTTTGATCTACTTCCTAACCAGCACCCTGAAACAG GAGGAGAGAACCATAAGGGATCGCAACCTGTTGGAGGCCAGGGACCCGGATCACCGGATCCCATGGAAAGTCAGGTTCAACCTGGGCAACAGTAGCAGGCAGATCACTCAGTGCCGGAACTCCATTCAGGGCAAAACGCTGCTCACAGATGAACTGG GTTATGTGTGTGACAGAAACGATCTGCTGGTGAATGGTTGCTGTAATGTCAATGCCCCCAGCTCAAGACAGTACATTTGTAAAAGCTGTCTGGCCAACGGCTGCTGCAACATCTACGAGCACTGTGTGTCCTGCTGCCTCCAGCCTGATAAG CAACCTCTTCTAGAGAGTTTCCTGAACAGAGCTGCAGATGGCTTCCAGAACCTATTCACAGCCGTGGAGGACCACTTTGAGCTGTGTTTAGCCAAGTGTCGGACTTCATCGCAG AGTGTCCAACATGAAAATACCTACAGAAATCCACAAGCAAAATACTGTTATGGAGAAAGTCCACCCGAACTCCTGCCTATATGA